One segment of Canis aureus isolate CA01 chromosome 27, VMU_Caureus_v.1.0, whole genome shotgun sequence DNA contains the following:
- the CLDN5 gene encoding claudin-5: MGSPPRGARRSEAVPDPPGPRTGGGEPSARAQRHQGPLRAPSRSTEAPPRPAPRPGGRRAPVSPPAMGSAALEILGLVLCLVGWVGLILACGLPMWQVTAFLDHNIVTAQTTWKGLWMSCVVQSTGHMQCKVYDSVLALSTEVQAARALTVGAVLLALVALFVTLAGAQCTTCVAPGPAKARVALTGGALYALCGLLALVPLCWFANIVVREFYDPTVPMSQKYELGAALYIGWAASALLMCGGGLVCCGAWVCAGRPDFSFPVKYSAPRRPTATGDYDKKNYV; encoded by the coding sequence ATGGGAAGCCCCCCCAGAGGCGCCCGCAGATCCGAGGCTGTGCCAGACCCGCCGGGGCCGCGGACCGGAGGCGGTGAGCCGAGCGCCCGGGCGCAGAGGCACCAGGGCCCGCTCAGGGCGCCCAGCCGCTCCACCGAGGcaccgccgcgccccgccccgagGCCCGGGGGCCGTCGGGCGCCCGTCTCGCCTCCAGCCATGGGGTCGGCGGCGCTGGAGATCCTCGGCCTGGTGCTGTGCCTGGTGGGCTGGGTGGGCCTGATCCTGGCGTGCGGGCTGCCCATGTGGCAGGTGACCGCCTTCCTGGACCACAACATCGTGACGGCGCAGACCACCTGGAAGGGGCTGTGGATGTCGTGCGTGGTGCAGAGCACGGGGCACATGCAGTGCAAGGTGTACGACTCGGTGCTGGCGCTGAGCACCGAGGTGCAGGCGGCGCGGGCTCTCACCGTGGGCGCCGTGCTGCTGGCGCTCGTCGCGCTCTTCGTGACCCTGGCGGGCGCGCAGTGCACCACCTGCGTGGCCCCCGGGCCGGCCAAGGCGCGCGTGGCCCTGACGGGCGGTGCGCTCTACGCGCTGTGCGGGCTGCTGGCGCTCGTGCCGCTCTGCTGGTTCGCCAACATCGTGGTCCGCGAGTTCTACGACCCGACCGTGCCCATGTCGCAGAAGTACGAGCTGGGCGCGGCGCTGTACATCGGCTGGGCGGCCTCGGCGCTGCTCATGTGCGGCGGCGGCCTCGTGTGCTGCGGCGCCTGGGTGTGCGCCGGCCGCCCCGACTTCAGCTTCCCGGTCAAGTACTCCGCGCCGCGGCGGCCCACGGCCACCGGCGACTACGACAAGAAGAACTACGTCTGA